The Chloroflexi bacterium ADurb.Bin180 genomic sequence TAGACGGCGCCACCCGTAGAAGCATAGATGAACTTGGATACTTTGTGCTTACGGCAGCACTCCAGCAGGTTGATCCCGCCGGTGATGTTGACATCAGCGTAGAGGGCTGGCTCGACCATGGATTCGCGCACACTGGCTTTGGCGGCATGGTGGTTCACCACCTCGGGCTTTTCTGCGGCAAAGAGCTCGTCCAGGCTGGAGTCTCTGAGGTCGAGCCGATGGAAACGAGCCCGGGGATTGAGGTTGCTCTCTTTGCCGGTGCTCAAGTCATCGACAATGACCACGTCATGGCCTGCGGCAACGTAGGCGTCAACAACGTGCGAGCCAATAAAGCCGGCCCCGCCAGTAACCAGTATCTTCAAGAGTCTCCTTTCGATGGGGAACGGAAACGTCATCGTCCCTGCAAGTCAGGCTGCAATTATACCCTACTTTCGGTTTAGACCCGGCCGTGAAGGCAGGTATAATGAGACACCAGTATGCGTATCAAACACCTCAGTCTGGTCAACTTTAGGAACTATTCTCGCCTCGAACTAGACCTGCCACCGGGCATTATCCTGCTCCTGGGCGATAACGCTCAGGGCAAGACGAACTTGCTCGAGGCGGTCTACCTTCTGTCGCGCATGCGCTCTCCTCGCACTGGCACCGAGCGCGAGCTGGTAAACTGGCTGACGCTAGAGGAGGAGCTGCCTTTTGCTCGCCTGGCGGCACAGGTGCAGCGGGGTGATGAGATCGACCAGATTGAAGTCTCGCTGGTCCAGAATGGGCTGCTGGCGCCAGAGGCGAACGGCAGTTCGCTGCGCAAGCACATCCGGGTCAACGGAGCAGCCAGGCGAGCAACGGACGTCGTCGGCCTGCTGAGCGCGGTCCTGTTCATGCCAGAAGATATCGACCTTGTGGCCGGCTCGCCCGGGGGCCGGCGCCGCTATCTGGATGATGCCGTGTGCCAGGTCGATGCGCAGTACTCTCGAGAGTTGCAGCGCTACACGCGAGTTCTGACTGAGCGCAACTTTTTGCTGCGTTCGCTACGCAGTCGCAGCTTTGACCCATCAGAACTGACCTTTTGGGATCAGAAGCTGATTGAGCACGGCTCGTACTTGATATGGAAGAGGCATCAGATCTTGAAGATGCTGAACATCGAGGCGCAGCGTGTGCTTTTGC encodes the following:
- the recF_1 gene encoding DNA replication and repair protein RecF, whose amino-acid sequence is MRIKHLSLVNFRNYSRLELDLPPGIILLLGDNAQGKTNLLEAVYLLSRMRSPRTGTERELVNWLTLEEELPFARLAAQVQRGDEIDQIEVSLVQNGLLAPEANGSSLRKHIRVNGAARRATDVVGLLSAVLFMPEDIDLVAGSPGGRRRYLDDAVCQVDAQYSRELQRYTRVLTERNFLLRSLRSRSFDPSELTFWDQKLIEHGSYLIWKRHQILKMLNIEAQRVLLRLTGGAESLELEYVGTVESFRGEEEAAQPQLFAGVAASSMPDEADARQAVSESFAARLREMHSREIDQGVTLVGPHRDDLRFWANGIDMNVFGSRGQQRTVALSMKLAELELVATIKQDRPILLLDDVASELDEEHRKYLFAALSTVQQVVMTATDLAHLSSTFVAGATVWRVTGGRVEVQSSPR